One part of the Spiribacter salinus M19-40 genome encodes these proteins:
- the hemA gene encoding glutamyl-tRNA reductase → MPVVCLGLNHKSAPLAVRERVVFSAERLDPALAALAARPGVREAAVVSTCNRTEIYAVLAPEATPAILRRWLESEQALAGDELAAHLYSLEGREAIHHLLRVASGLDSLVLGEPQILGQAKLAYHSAARAGLLGQILQRLFQHAFSVAKRVRTETDIGAHPVSVAYAAVTLARQIFGQLEACQGLLIGAGEMIELTARHFHEQGLRGLVVANRSLERAQRVAGFCDGHGIGLDALEDQVARADIIVACTGSDTPVLTRETLKRVFKSRRHQPLFMVDLGVPRDIEPSVETLPDVYLYTVDDLRGVIEQSRRSRAAAADDAEAIIENQTDAFMDWMRTLNAVGAIRRYRQHAERQRDEALAQARRQLAAGHTPEAVIEQLGHRLTRKLLHTPTMGLREAAREGDARVIRDSHRLLGLDDDEERDTDE, encoded by the coding sequence ATGCCTGTCGTCTGTCTGGGTCTTAATCACAAATCAGCGCCCCTGGCCGTCCGGGAGCGTGTGGTCTTCTCCGCCGAGCGGCTCGATCCCGCGCTCGCGGCGCTGGCTGCGCGGCCGGGCGTGCGCGAGGCGGCGGTCGTGTCCACGTGCAACCGCACGGAGATTTATGCCGTCCTGGCCCCGGAGGCGACGCCGGCCATCCTGCGGCGCTGGCTCGAGAGTGAACAGGCGCTGGCGGGCGATGAGCTCGCAGCGCACCTCTACAGCCTCGAAGGCCGTGAGGCGATTCATCATCTCCTGCGAGTCGCCTCGGGTCTCGACTCCCTGGTGCTCGGTGAACCTCAGATCCTGGGGCAAGCCAAGCTTGCCTATCACTCGGCGGCGCGGGCCGGCCTGCTCGGTCAAATCCTGCAACGCCTTTTCCAGCACGCGTTTTCTGTCGCCAAACGCGTGCGCACCGAGACCGACATCGGCGCCCATCCGGTCTCGGTGGCCTACGCTGCGGTGACTTTGGCCCGACAAATCTTCGGCCAGCTAGAGGCTTGCCAGGGGCTGCTGATCGGTGCCGGCGAGATGATCGAACTCACAGCCCGACATTTCCATGAACAGGGCCTGCGCGGGCTGGTCGTTGCCAACCGCAGCCTGGAGCGCGCCCAGCGGGTCGCCGGATTCTGTGACGGGCACGGCATCGGTCTTGACGCACTTGAAGACCAGGTGGCCCGCGCGGATATCATCGTCGCTTGCACGGGCAGCGATACCCCCGTACTCACCCGAGAGACCCTGAAACGGGTCTTCAAAAGCCGCCGCCATCAGCCCCTGTTCATGGTGGATCTCGGCGTGCCACGCGATATTGAACCCAGCGTTGAGACACTGCCCGATGTCTACCTGTACACGGTCGACGACCTGCGGGGCGTCATCGAACAAAGCCGGCGCTCTCGGGCGGCGGCCGCGGATGACGCCGAGGCAATCATCGAAAACCAGACCGATGCCTTCATGGACTGGATGCGCACCCTGAACGCTGTGGGCGCGATCCGGCGCTACCGCCAACATGCCGAGCGCCAGCGTGACGAGGCCCTCGCCCAGGCTCGCCGCCAGCTCGCCGCCGGGCATACCCCCGAAGCGGTCATCGAGCAGCTCGGCCACCGCCTGACGCGCAAGCTACTGCACACCCCAACCATGGGGCTGCGCGAGGCCGCGCGCGAGGGCGACGCCCGAGTGATTCGGGACAGCCACCGCCTGCTCGGCCTGGATGATGACGAGGAACGCGATACCGATGAATGA
- the prfA gene encoding peptide chain release factor 1, with product MNDNLRLKLEKLVERHEEIEGLLADPAVIGDSERFTRLSREYARLEPVRRNMALLASAEADLAAAEDMLNEGDAAMRALGEDEASDARARLSELEAELKVLMLPEDPNDARNTFLEIRAGTGGDEAALFAGDLLRMYLRYAEQQGWRTEIISESSGEQGGYREVVARIAGDRVYSRLKFESGAHRVQRVPATESQGRIHTSACTVAILPEAAEMDEIDINTADLRIDTFRASGAGGQHINKTDSAVRVTHLPTGVVVECQDERSQHKNRAKALGLLQARLMDQQREAAATERTEERRLLVGSGDRSERIRTYNFPQGRVTDHRINLTLYKLEDILMGQLDQVVEPLVSEYQADQLAALAAES from the coding sequence ATGAATGACAACCTGCGCCTCAAGCTCGAAAAGCTGGTCGAGCGCCACGAAGAAATTGAAGGCCTGCTCGCAGACCCCGCCGTGATCGGCGACTCCGAGCGCTTCACCCGCCTCTCCCGCGAGTACGCCCGGCTCGAACCGGTCCGCCGCAACATGGCCTTACTGGCGAGTGCTGAGGCGGACCTGGCCGCCGCCGAAGACATGCTGAACGAAGGGGATGCAGCCATGCGGGCGCTGGGCGAGGACGAGGCCAGCGACGCCCGGGCGCGCCTGAGCGAACTTGAGGCCGAACTCAAGGTGCTCATGCTGCCCGAAGATCCCAACGATGCCCGCAACACCTTTCTGGAGATCCGCGCTGGCACCGGGGGCGATGAAGCCGCCCTGTTCGCGGGTGATCTGCTGCGCATGTACCTGCGCTATGCCGAGCAACAGGGCTGGCGCACCGAGATCATCAGCGAGAGCTCCGGGGAGCAGGGCGGGTACCGGGAAGTCGTGGCCCGAATTGCCGGCGACCGCGTGTACTCGCGGCTGAAATTTGAATCCGGCGCCCACCGGGTCCAGCGGGTTCCCGCAACGGAATCCCAGGGCCGCATCCATACCTCGGCCTGCACCGTGGCCATCCTGCCCGAGGCCGCCGAGATGGACGAAATCGACATCAATACCGCCGATCTTCGCATCGATACGTTTCGAGCCTCTGGCGCCGGGGGGCAGCACATTAACAAAACGGACTCCGCTGTCCGTGTCACCCATTTGCCAACCGGTGTGGTGGTGGAGTGCCAGGACGAGCGCTCACAGCACAAGAACCGTGCCAAGGCGCTGGGGCTATTACAGGCGCGCTTGATGGATCAGCAGCGGGAGGCGGCAGCAACCGAACGCACAGAGGAACGGCGACTGCTGGTGGGGAGTGGTGATCGCTCGGAGCGCATCCGGACCTACAACTTCCCACAGGGTCGAGTGACGGACCATCGCATCAATCTGACTCTCTACAAGCTAGAGGACATCCTGATGGGACAACTTGATCAGGTGGTCGAGCCGCTTGTCAGCGAGTATCAAGCAGATCAGCTCGCTGCCCTGGCCGCCGAGAGCTAG
- the dksA gene encoding RNA polymerase-binding protein DksA, with product MTDKASLPVRGIEPYQPAEGEEYMNEPQLAHFQAILEAWKQQLLDEVERTVSHMRDDANHYADPADRATQEEEFALELRTRDRERKLIRKIDKTMERIHKDDYGFCDQCGVEIGLRRLEARPTATLCVDCKTLEEIKEKQRVA from the coding sequence ATGACTGACAAGGCTTCCCTGCCTGTTCGAGGGATCGAACCGTACCAGCCCGCCGAGGGTGAGGAGTACATGAATGAACCGCAGCTGGCGCATTTCCAGGCGATTCTTGAGGCCTGGAAACAGCAGCTGCTCGATGAGGTTGAGCGCACGGTCAGTCACATGCGCGACGACGCGAATCACTATGCGGATCCGGCTGATCGAGCGACTCAGGAAGAGGAGTTCGCGCTGGAACTGCGTACCCGGGACCGCGAGCGCAAGCTGATTCGCAAGATCGACAAGACCATGGAGCGCATCCACAAGGATGATTACGGGTTCTGCGATCAGTGCGGTGTCGAAATTGGTTTGCGTCGGCTTGAGGCGCGGCCAACCGCGACCCTGTGCGTGGACTGCAAGACCCTCGAAGAGATCAAGGAAAAGCAGCGTGTCGCCTAG
- a CDS encoding 3-deoxy-7-phosphoheptulonate synthase → MENEPIDNLNVVAQEPLPPPAELKSRLPLSDQARKTVESGRKAVQAILDGDDPRLLVVVGPCSIHDVDAAKDYASRLKALHDELAGELVIVMRVYFEKPRTTVGWKGLINDPYMDDSFDIEEGLTRARSLLLHLAEIGLPAGTEALDPITPQYLGDLISWTAIGARTTESQTHREMASGLSTAVGFKNGTDGSLDVAINAMRSAANPHSFLGVTQADGRSAVIRTAGNRYGHVVLRGGNQPNYDSVSIALCEKALDDAGLSTRLMVDCSHANSSKDPALQPLVMDNLVNQVIEGNRSIVAVMMESHLGWGAQKLTEDLSQLEYGVSITDGCIDWDTTERVLRDAATRLAQPLVARAG, encoded by the coding sequence ATGGAAAACGAGCCAATTGATAACTTGAACGTGGTAGCACAAGAGCCCCTGCCGCCGCCGGCGGAGCTCAAGTCTCGGTTGCCTTTGTCCGACCAGGCGCGGAAGACCGTCGAGTCGGGGCGTAAAGCGGTTCAGGCGATTCTGGACGGCGATGACCCTCGGCTTTTGGTCGTGGTGGGGCCGTGCTCGATTCATGATGTCGATGCGGCAAAGGACTATGCCAGCCGACTGAAGGCCCTCCACGACGAGTTGGCCGGAGAGCTGGTGATCGTTATGCGCGTCTACTTCGAAAAGCCGCGGACGACCGTTGGATGGAAGGGGCTTATTAACGACCCTTATATGGATGACAGCTTCGATATCGAAGAAGGGCTGACGCGTGCCCGGTCGCTTCTGTTGCATCTGGCGGAAATTGGCCTGCCGGCGGGGACCGAGGCGCTGGATCCGATTACACCGCAGTACCTCGGCGATCTGATTAGCTGGACGGCCATCGGGGCACGCACCACCGAGTCGCAGACGCATCGGGAAATGGCCAGCGGGCTGTCCACGGCTGTTGGATTCAAGAACGGTACCGATGGCAGCCTGGATGTGGCGATCAACGCGATGCGCTCGGCAGCGAACCCTCACAGTTTCCTGGGCGTGACTCAGGCCGATGGACGGTCCGCTGTCATTCGCACGGCCGGCAATCGCTACGGCCACGTGGTGCTGCGGGGCGGTAATCAGCCGAATTACGACTCCGTGAGCATCGCGCTGTGCGAAAAGGCGCTGGATGATGCGGGCCTGTCGACACGGCTGATGGTGGACTGCAGTCATGCCAACTCCAGCAAGGACCCGGCCCTGCAGCCGCTGGTCATGGACAATCTGGTCAATCAGGTGATCGAGGGCAATCGCTCGATCGTGGCGGTCATGATGGAGAGTCACTTGGGCTGGGGTGCGCAGAAACTCACCGAGGATCTGTCCCAGCTGGAGTATGGCGTGTCCATTACGGATGGCTGCATTGACTGGGACACCACTGAGCGCGTGCTCCGTGACGCGGCGACGCGACTGGCGCAACCGCTGGTGGCGAGGGCGGGCTGA
- a CDS encoding Trm112 family protein has product MKDAKAMAIDRKLLDVLCCPVTKQPVRVLKRTELKALNERIDGGEVRYQDDSPVDTPLEAGLITANEERIYRVDDGIPVMLEDRAINLRAAGLK; this is encoded by the coding sequence ATGAAGGATGCGAAAGCCATGGCGATCGACCGCAAATTACTGGATGTCCTGTGCTGCCCTGTCACCAAACAGCCGGTCAGGGTGCTAAAGCGCACCGAACTCAAGGCGCTGAATGAGCGCATCGACGGCGGCGAGGTCCGCTATCAGGACGACAGCCCGGTCGACACCCCGCTTGAAGCGGGTTTGATTACCGCGAACGAAGAGCGGATCTACCGCGTCGATGATGGCATTCCGGTCATGCTTGAAGACCGCGCCATCAACCTGCGGGCCGCGGGACTGAAGTGA
- the prmC gene encoding peptide chain release factor N(5)-glutamine methyltransferase, with product MTTPPTLAEARRRAGQELAPVSASPALDAECLLACATGLARTRFRAHPEEVLKAPAWARFQHLVERRLSGEPVAHLTGHRGFMDFELRVGPAVLIPRPETEHLVEAALERSAASVLDLGCGSGCVAIALARAWPEADIDAVDVSETALSVARANARELGADQIRFHAGDWYAPVSRQRYSLIVSNPPYIGADEAEPDTGDLRFEPRQALIAGPTGLEAIRIVIQGAPAQLHPGGQLWLEHGYRQGPSVREELAAAGFTAIETRHDLAGHERISGGRLEAS from the coding sequence GTGACAACCCCGCCAACACTGGCGGAGGCACGGCGCCGCGCCGGACAAGAGCTGGCCCCGGTGAGTGCTAGCCCGGCCCTCGACGCAGAATGTCTGCTGGCTTGTGCCACGGGCCTGGCTCGGACGCGATTCCGCGCCCACCCCGAAGAAGTGCTAAAAGCGCCCGCCTGGGCCCGTTTCCAGCACCTGGTTGAGCGGCGTCTGTCCGGCGAGCCAGTGGCGCATCTCACCGGCCACCGCGGTTTCATGGATTTCGAGCTTCGGGTGGGCCCGGCGGTGCTCATCCCTCGACCGGAGACCGAACATCTGGTCGAGGCCGCTCTGGAGCGATCTGCCGCGTCGGTGCTTGACCTGGGGTGTGGCAGCGGCTGCGTGGCCATTGCGCTGGCCCGCGCGTGGCCAGAGGCCGACATCGATGCAGTCGATGTCAGTGAGACTGCCCTCTCGGTGGCCCGAGCGAACGCCCGGGAACTCGGAGCGGATCAGATCCGATTTCATGCCGGTGACTGGTATGCCCCCGTGAGCCGTCAGCGTTACAGCCTAATTGTCTCCAACCCGCCTTATATTGGGGCAGATGAGGCAGAACCGGACACCGGCGATCTTCGCTTCGAACCCCGGCAGGCTCTGATCGCTGGCCCCACCGGCCTGGAGGCGATCCGCATCGTCATTCAGGGCGCGCCAGCGCAGCTTCATCCTGGCGGACAACTCTGGCTTGAGCACGGATACCGCCAGGGCCCGTCGGTTCGTGAGGAACTCGCCGCGGCAGGCTTTACCGCCATTGAGACACGACACGATCTGGCGGGCCACGAGCGCATCAGCGGCGGCAGACTCGAGGCAAGCTGA
- a CDS encoding HesA/MoeB/ThiF family protein, giving the protein MNDAELLRYSRQIMVPGLDIDGQARLLASRVLIVGLGGLGSPAALYLAAAGVGHLVLADFDRVEITNLQRQILHGSADVGRLKTESATDRLHALNPDTTITRLDTPMDAEQLSEWTAKVDLVVDGSDNFATRFAVNAACVAARRPLVSGAVIGMDGQLAVFRPDADGPCYRCVYADTGEEAQSCSETGVLGPLPGVIGSLQAVEVIKVLTGLGTPLNGRLLIMDALGQNWRRLDLRRDPDCPVCGQGG; this is encoded by the coding sequence ATGAACGACGCGGAACTGCTGCGCTACAGCCGGCAGATCATGGTGCCGGGCCTGGATATCGACGGCCAAGCGCGTTTGCTGGCCTCCCGCGTTCTGATCGTCGGGCTTGGGGGCCTCGGCTCACCCGCCGCGCTGTATCTCGCCGCCGCTGGTGTGGGCCATCTCGTACTCGCCGACTTCGACCGCGTGGAAATCACCAACCTGCAACGCCAGATCCTGCATGGCAGCGCGGATGTCGGCCGGCTCAAAACCGAATCCGCCACCGACCGCCTGCATGCCTTGAATCCGGACACCACGATCACCCGGCTCGATACCCCGATGGACGCCGAACAGCTGAGTGAATGGACGGCGAAGGTCGATCTGGTCGTGGATGGCAGCGACAACTTCGCCACCCGGTTTGCCGTCAATGCCGCCTGTGTCGCTGCCCGCCGCCCACTCGTCTCCGGCGCCGTCATCGGGATGGACGGACAGCTCGCGGTCTTCCGTCCCGATGCGGATGGCCCCTGTTACCGCTGTGTCTATGCCGATACCGGGGAGGAGGCGCAAAGCTGCAGCGAAACCGGTGTACTCGGCCCGCTCCCGGGCGTCATTGGCAGCCTCCAGGCCGTGGAGGTCATCAAGGTATTGACCGGCCTTGGCACGCCCTTAAACGGGCGTTTGCTGATTATGGATGCACTGGGTCAGAACTGGCGCCGCCTTGATTTGCGTCGTGATCCGGACTGCCCGGTCTGTGGCCAAGGGGGTTAG
- the hslO gene encoding Hsp33 family molecular chaperone HslO: protein MSDRLHRFLFEHADIRGEVVQLDETFTEIVGRTDHSPAVQRLIGEGLAATALLAATMKYPCHLSLQLQSSGPLSLLLVQAGTSGGLRAMARTREAVPESGGLEAQARDGTLAITIEPESAGERYQGVVDLAGGSLAAALEHYFSESEQLPTRVWLSAEQPHAAGMLIQRLPAQSEAADPDAWERAGHLAATVTGGELRELAPGEIIRRLFHEEDIRLFDPMPLRFHCRCSRARVASMLQGLGEAEMRDTLEEQGQVEVHCDFCNEPYRFDAVDIEALFTPAAARSPASDQAH from the coding sequence ATGTCAGATCGCCTGCATCGGTTCCTCTTCGAGCATGCGGATATTCGGGGCGAGGTCGTGCAGCTGGACGAGACGTTTACCGAAATCGTTGGTCGCACCGACCACTCGCCGGCTGTCCAGCGCCTGATCGGCGAGGGTCTGGCTGCGACGGCGCTGTTGGCCGCCACCATGAAATACCCGTGCCACCTCTCGCTGCAGTTGCAGTCGAGTGGTCCCCTGTCGTTACTTTTGGTGCAGGCCGGCACCAGCGGCGGCTTGCGGGCGATGGCTCGGACGCGCGAGGCAGTGCCGGAATCCGGTGGCCTTGAGGCGCAGGCCCGCGACGGGACACTGGCGATCACCATCGAGCCCGAATCAGCGGGCGAGCGCTATCAGGGCGTGGTGGACCTGGCGGGCGGAAGTCTGGCGGCCGCGCTGGAGCATTATTTCAGTGAGTCAGAGCAACTGCCGACGCGGGTGTGGCTCTCCGCCGAGCAGCCGCATGCCGCCGGCATGCTCATCCAGCGTCTGCCCGCACAGAGTGAGGCAGCCGACCCCGATGCGTGGGAGCGGGCCGGGCATCTTGCGGCAACGGTGACGGGGGGCGAGCTTCGTGAGCTGGCGCCGGGTGAAATCATTCGGCGACTGTTTCATGAGGAAGATATCCGCCTTTTCGACCCGATGCCGTTGCGGTTTCACTGTCGGTGTTCGCGGGCGCGCGTCGCCTCGATGCTGCAGGGCCTTGGCGAGGCGGAAATGCGCGATACGCTCGAGGAACAGGGCCAAGTCGAGGTGCATTGCGACTTCTGCAACGAACCCTATCGGTTCGATGCCGTCGACATTGAGGCGCTTTTTACCCCGGCGGCGGCGCGCTCACCGGCGAGTGATCAGGCCCACTAA
- the gatB gene encoding Asp-tRNA(Asn)/Glu-tRNA(Gln) amidotransferase subunit GatB: MQWEAVIGLELHAQLATNTKIFSGASTAYGAQANTQACAIDLGMPGVLPVLNERAVRFAIRLGLALDATVAGRSVFARKNYFYPDLPKGYQISQYEIPVVGTGHLDIDLDDGERKRIGVTRAHLEEDAGKSLHEGFGAMSGIDLNRAGTPLLEIVSEPDLRTAKEAVAYMKKMHSLVRYLGICDGNMQEGSFRCDANVSVRPVGQLAFGTRAEIKNLNSFRFVERAINYEIERQIEVLEDGGTITQETRLFDSDRGETRAMRGKEEANDYRYFPDPDLLPLEITPALIDEVRDELPELPDAKRNRFVADYGLSDYDAANLTASRDLADYFEAVAGRCSDAKLAANWVMGELSGALNREGLEIGETPVDAEALANLLRRILDDTISGKIAKEVFEAMWQGEGDADAVIADRGLEQVTDSSAIEALVDEAIAANPEQLEQYRAGKTKLMGFFVGQVMKACGGKANPQQVNEILKQRLDG, encoded by the coding sequence ATGCAGTGGGAAGCGGTTATCGGCCTCGAGCTGCACGCGCAGCTTGCCACGAACACGAAGATTTTCTCGGGTGCCTCGACGGCGTACGGGGCGCAGGCCAATACCCAGGCCTGCGCGATCGACCTGGGCATGCCAGGCGTTCTGCCCGTGCTCAACGAACGGGCGGTGCGTTTCGCAATTCGCCTTGGGCTGGCGCTGGATGCCACGGTGGCCGGACGCTCGGTCTTTGCCCGAAAAAATTACTTTTACCCGGATCTGCCCAAGGGCTATCAGATCTCCCAATATGAGATCCCCGTGGTGGGCACGGGCCATCTGGACATTGATCTCGACGACGGCGAGCGCAAGCGCATCGGCGTCACTCGGGCCCATCTGGAGGAGGACGCGGGCAAGAGCCTGCATGAAGGCTTCGGCGCGATGAGTGGCATCGATCTGAATCGGGCGGGCACCCCGCTGCTCGAGATCGTCTCCGAGCCGGATCTGCGGACCGCCAAGGAAGCGGTGGCGTACATGAAGAAGATGCACTCGCTCGTCCGCTATCTCGGGATCTGTGATGGCAACATGCAGGAAGGCAGCTTTCGCTGTGACGCCAACGTCTCGGTGCGGCCCGTCGGTCAGCTTGCGTTTGGCACCCGAGCGGAAATCAAGAACCTGAACTCGTTCCGCTTTGTGGAGCGGGCGATCAACTACGAGATTGAGCGCCAAATCGAGGTGCTCGAGGACGGCGGCACCATCACCCAGGAGACTCGGCTGTTTGATTCAGACCGTGGGGAAACGCGGGCGATGCGGGGCAAGGAAGAGGCCAACGATTATCGCTATTTCCCCGACCCGGACTTGCTGCCGCTCGAGATCACCCCGGCACTCATCGATGAGGTTCGCGACGAGCTGCCTGAGCTGCCTGACGCCAAGCGCAACCGCTTCGTGGCCGATTATGGCCTCTCTGATTACGACGCCGCCAATTTAACGGCCAGCCGGGATTTGGCGGATTATTTCGAGGCGGTTGCCGGGCGTTGCAGCGACGCCAAACTGGCTGCTAACTGGGTGATGGGCGAGCTCTCAGGGGCGCTCAACCGCGAGGGGCTCGAGATTGGTGAAACGCCAGTAGACGCCGAGGCGCTGGCTAATCTGCTGCGACGAATCCTGGATGACACCATCTCGGGCAAGATCGCCAAAGAGGTCTTCGAGGCCATGTGGCAGGGCGAGGGCGATGCCGACGCCGTGATTGCCGATCGCGGTCTCGAGCAGGTCACCGACTCGAGCGCGATTGAGGCGCTGGTTGATGAGGCCATTGCGGCTAACCCCGAGCAACTCGAGCAGTACCGGGCGGGCAAGACCAAATTGATGGGCTTTTTCGTGGGTCAGGTCATGAAGGCCTGCGGCGGCAAGGCGAATCCCCAGCAAGTCAATGAAATCCTAAAACAGCGCCTGGACGGTTAA
- the gatA gene encoding Asp-tRNA(Asn)/Glu-tRNA(Gln) amidotransferase subunit GatA: protein MHDRTIAELGALLEQGALSSVELTSAVLEAIEQTASLNAFISVTPEAALAEARAADAARARGDAGPLTGIPIAHKDIFCTEGVRTSCGSQMLDNFVPPYDAHVVERLREAGAVMVGKTNMDEFAMGSSNETSWYGAVRNPWDTTTVPGGSSGGSAAAVAARLVPAATGTDTGGSIRQPAALTGTCGLKPTYGRVSRYGMIAFASSLDQAGPMATTAEDMALLLSAMAGFDPRDSTCVDQPVPDYRAALAGQDLKGLRVGLPKEYFEAEGVDSEVSRAVEEAVAVFRDAGAEVREISLPNTSLAVPVYYVIAPAEASSNLSRFDGVRYGHRCADPVDLEDLYKRSRGEGFGEEVKRRIMVGTYALSAGYYDAYYLKAQQVRRMIRDDFTRAFETVDVIAGPTAPSTAFALGAKADDPVQMYLSDIFTIATNLAGLPALSIPAGFGGGRPVGLQLIGNHFDEGRLLGAAHGFQQRTDWHTRRPASGS, encoded by the coding sequence ATGCACGATCGGACCATTGCCGAACTCGGGGCACTGCTCGAGCAGGGTGCGCTCTCGAGCGTTGAGCTCACGAGCGCTGTACTCGAAGCCATCGAGCAGACGGCCTCACTCAACGCGTTCATCTCCGTGACGCCGGAGGCTGCGCTGGCCGAGGCACGCGCTGCCGATGCGGCGCGGGCGCGGGGCGATGCGGGCCCGTTGACCGGCATCCCCATCGCCCATAAGGACATCTTCTGCACCGAGGGGGTGCGCACCAGTTGCGGCAGCCAGATGCTGGACAACTTCGTGCCCCCTTACGACGCCCATGTGGTGGAGCGCCTGCGTGAGGCGGGCGCGGTCATGGTGGGCAAGACCAACATGGATGAGTTCGCCATGGGCTCGTCCAACGAAACAAGCTGGTATGGCGCAGTTCGCAATCCGTGGGACACCACCACGGTGCCAGGTGGGTCATCCGGCGGATCCGCGGCGGCGGTGGCTGCCCGACTGGTGCCGGCCGCCACGGGCACGGATACGGGCGGCTCGATTCGTCAGCCGGCAGCGCTGACAGGTACCTGCGGGCTCAAACCCACCTATGGGCGGGTCTCGCGCTACGGGATGATTGCCTTCGCCTCGAGCCTGGATCAGGCCGGGCCGATGGCCACGACGGCGGAGGACATGGCGCTGTTGCTCTCGGCCATGGCCGGTTTTGATCCGCGGGATTCCACCTGCGTGGATCAACCGGTCCCGGATTACCGCGCCGCCCTGGCGGGCCAGGATCTAAAAGGACTGCGCGTCGGGCTGCCCAAGGAGTATTTCGAGGCCGAGGGAGTCGATAGCGAGGTCTCCCGCGCCGTTGAAGAGGCCGTTGCGGTGTTCCGTGACGCGGGGGCAGAGGTCCGCGAGATCTCCCTGCCGAACACGAGCCTCGCGGTGCCGGTGTATTACGTGATTGCCCCGGCCGAGGCCTCCTCCAACTTGTCGCGGTTTGATGGCGTGCGCTACGGCCATCGCTGTGCCGATCCGGTCGATCTCGAAGATCTGTACAAGCGCAGCCGGGGCGAGGGCTTTGGCGAGGAGGTGAAACGGCGGATCATGGTGGGTACGTATGCCCTGTCCGCGGGCTATTACGACGCCTACTACCTCAAGGCGCAGCAGGTTCGGCGAATGATTCGCGATGACTTTACGCGGGCGTTCGAGACGGTCGACGTGATTGCCGGGCCAACGGCGCCCTCGACCGCGTTTGCACTGGGCGCAAAGGCGGATGATCCGGTGCAGATGTATCTTTCGGACATTTTCACGATTGCTACCAATCTGGCGGGCCTGCCGGCGCTCTCGATCCCGGCGGGCTTCGGGGGCGGTCGTCCGGTGGGCCTGCAGTTGATCGGCAATCATTTCGATGAGGGACGGCTGCTCGGGGCCGCCCACGGATTTCAGCAGCGCACGGACTGGCATACCCGCCGGCCGGCGTCAGGGAGTTAG
- the gatC gene encoding Asp-tRNA(Asn)/Glu-tRNA(Gln) amidotransferase subunit GatC, producing MSLDADEVAQIAHLARLAVDEADSEAHARNLSDILAFVERLSAVDTTGVDPLAHPLEMTQRLRADEVTEPNDRERFQNIAPATADGHYLVPRVIE from the coding sequence ATGTCGCTTGATGCCGATGAAGTGGCGCAGATCGCCCACCTTGCCCGACTGGCTGTCGACGAGGCAGACAGCGAGGCGCATGCGCGCAATCTCAGCGATATCCTCGCCTTTGTCGAGCGCCTCTCGGCGGTCGATACGACGGGTGTAGACCCGCTGGCGCATCCGCTGGAGATGACCCAGCGACTGCGCGCGGATGAGGTCACCGAGCCAAACGACCGCGAGCGTTTTCAGAACATCGCCCCGGCGACAGCCGATGGGCACTATCTGGTGCCTCGCGTTATCGAATAA